A section of the Babesia microti strain RI chromosome I, complete genome genome encodes:
- a CDS encoding cleavage and polyadenylation specificity factor subunit 3 (overlaps_old_locusTagID:BBM_I01505), with protein sequence MKVVVLGAGCEVGRSCVILEHEGKQVMFDCGLHPALSGVGALPVFEAISIEKVNLCLVTHFHLDHCGAVPYLVGKTSFKGTIVMTEPTRVICRLMWADYEKMGKTLQGQTKIGEEGYAMDELITGSGLFNSEDVKKAFEMIRTIDFHEEIEIDGIKLTCYGAGHVLGACMFMVEIGGIRVLYTGDYSSEQDRHVPKAEIPPIDVHLLICESTYGTRIHDERTQRETRLIRSILNAVDNGGKCLLPVFALGRAQEILLILEEYWKANRRLHRVPIFYISPLSSKALKVYETFIGVCGEHIKRRVQQGENPYHFTHIKYAPTVDSVRSHLLRDAPCVIMTSPGMLQGGPSRDVFEIIAPDNRNGVILTGYTVKGTLADELKKEPDVIKLEDNIIKRRCFIEQISFSAHADYNQTRDFIDNLQVPNVLLVHGERKEMKRLHDKLLEDRPNLSVFMPEILQSVTFNFKRESRLLAVGKLAKELPALCEEGKTVEATVLCSGDIKRVMYKSELPEYFSDTCFVEEELSVEFPYSMAQLRSSLDTIFESLEDLNIDGTECLIICERVKATIIDNTLKLTFKSNPLSDMIADVTTIAAMGINRLTRPSLDSRIDYDKFFKTVLIYLSEMFGTLYTIDEKFIDPNSYIESIAVKKDYWFTIDTNSLPDPKSLIIVEITDIASGTSIICAINISDRKVICDDLETKDRILGVLKRVQMALLPVSL encoded by the exons ATGAAAGTTGTAGTTCTTGGTGCTGGCTGTGAGGTCGGTCGATCCTGCGTGATTCTAGAACACGAGGGAAAACAAGTTATGTTTGATTGTGGGCTTCATCCTGCCCTTTCAGGCGTAGGAGCTCTACCAGTTTTTGAAGCAATATCGATTGAAAAGGTCAATTTGTGTCTAGTTACCCATTTCCATCTGGATCATTGTGGAGCCGTACCATATCTTGTTGGTAAAACCAGTTTTAAGG GCACTATAGTGATGACTGAGCCTACTCGTGTGATTTGCAGGCTAATGTGGGCAGATTATGAGAAAATGGGCAAAACACTCCAG GGTCAAACTAAGATTGGAGAAGAGGGATATGCAATGGATGAATTGATCACTGGCAGCGGCCTATTCAATTCAGAAGATGTTAAAAAGGCATTCGAAATGATACGAACCATAGACTTTCATGAGGagattgaaattgatgGCATAAAACTCACTTGTTATGGTGCTGGCCACGTTCTTGGTGCATGCATGTTTATGGTGGAAATAGGGGGTATAAGGGTGTTATATACTGGTGATTACTCTAGCGAGCAGGATAGACATGTACCTAAGGCAGAGATACCTCCAATAGATGTGCATTTGTTGATTTGTGAGAGCACATATGGCACTCGTATACATGACGAGAGGACGCAACGGGAAACTCGTTTAATCAGAAGCATATTAAATGCAGTCGATAATGGGGGAAAGTGTTTATTACCTGTTTTTGCATTAG GCCGTGCTCAAGAAATCTTGTTAATTTTGGAAGAATACTGGAAGGCCAATAGGAGATTGCATAGAGTACctattttttacattagCCCATTGTCATCTAAGGCATTAAAGGTTTACGAGACGTTTATAGGCGTTTGCGGCGAGCATATCAAGAGG CGTGTGCAACAAGGAGAGAATCCATACCATTTCACCCACATCAAATACGCGCCAACTGTGGATTCGGTTAGGAGTCATCTTTTAAGGGATG CGCCATGTGTAATTATGACATCTCCTGGAATGCTTCAAGGGGGTCCATCAAGAGAtgtatttgaaataatagCTCCGGACAATCGAAACGGTGTAATACTTACGGGTTATACTGTCAAAGGGACTTTGGCGGATGAGTTAAAGAAGGAGCCGGATGTCATCAAATTGGAAGACAATATAATCAAGAGACGTTGTTTCATTGAGCAAATCAGTTTCAGCGCACATGCGGATTATAATCAGACTAGGGATTTTATAGACAATTTGCAGGTGCCAAATGTCTTACTAGTACACGGGGAAAGGAAGGAGATGAAGAGATTGcatgataaattgttg GAAGATAGACCTAATCTATCAGTTTTTATGCCTGAAATTCTCCAATCAGTAACATTCAATTTCAAGAGAGAATCTAGGCTATTGGCAGTCGGAAAATTGGCCAAGGAATTACCAGCCCTATGTGAAG AAGGCAAAACAGTGGAAGCTACCGTTCTGTGTTCAGGAGAT atAAAAAGGGTTATGTACAAGAGTGAATTGCCAGAATATTTTAGTGACACTTGTTTTGTAGAGGAAGAATTATCCGTAGAATTTCCCTACTCAATGGCACAGCTTAGG tCTTCATTGGATACGATATTTGAGAGTTTGGAAGATCTGAATATTGATGGAACTGAATGTTTGATTATTTGCGAAAGGGTGAAGGCGACTATTATCGATAACACgctaaaattgacatttaaATCAAATCCTCTATCTGATATGATCGCCGACGTTACCACAATCGCAGCCATGGGTATAAACAGGCTGACACGGCCCTCATTAGACAGTAG gATTGACTATGACAAATTCTTCAAAACCGTATTAATCTACCTCTCCGAAATGTTTGGCACCCTCTACACCATTGATGAGAAATTTATCGACCCAAACAGCTACATTGAAAGTATCGCAGTCAAAAAAGACTACTGGTTTACTATAGACACCAATTCGTTACCCGACCCTAAATCGTTGATAATTGTGGAAATCACCGACATAGCATCTGGGACCTCTATCATATGCGCCATAAACATATCAGATCGTAAGGTAATTTGCGACGATTTGGAGACTAAAGATCGCATTTTGGGTGTTTTGAAGCGTGTTCAAATGGCACTACTACCTGTGTCTCTCTAG